The Natronoglycomyces albus genome has a segment encoding these proteins:
- a CDS encoding RidA family protein has translation MERTAVNPVTWSLEMGFNQGEVVTGQTRTLYISGQTAMSKEGKPEHDGDIAAQLALAVDNLEAVLAEAGMSLANLVRLNVYATDVDALFPHYGVLASRLGAAGVAPTTTMLEVNRLAIPGQMIELEGTAVA, from the coding sequence ATGGAACGTACAGCAGTCAACCCGGTGACGTGGTCGTTGGAGATGGGATTCAACCAGGGCGAGGTCGTCACCGGACAGACCCGGACCCTCTACATTTCGGGACAGACCGCCATGAGCAAGGAGGGGAAACCCGAACACGACGGAGACATCGCCGCCCAGCTAGCGCTGGCAGTGGACAACCTGGAAGCTGTGCTCGCCGAGGCCGGTATGTCGTTGGCGAACCTGGTGCGCCTCAACGTCTACGCCACTGACGTTGACGCGCTGTTCCCGCACTACGGGGTACTGGCGTCGCGGTTGGGGGCCGCAGGAGTGGCCCCGACGACCACCATGCTCGAGGTGAATCGGCTGGCGATCCCCGGCCAAATGATCGAACTCGAAGGAACCGCCGTCGCCTAA
- a CDS encoding phosphotransferase family protein, which yields MALNSEHIEESLAELSAQIGRPLRVVHSLAGGQHARTFLVSDGVDEYVARVFPPEDTAATHEVGILERLEPLGDAVPHLVAVAGAASPVVLTTRVPGSTPHPQLPPEAMAAPLARMLARIHALDGSGLRLAPARVPPGDSPIAQAAQAEWDRLDTSERVLTHYDLWIGNTLWQARKLTGVVDWSGARHAPRAVDLAWFRQDLVLLGSVAAAESFRAEYERICGPVKDLELWDRQAAAQADPAVEAWAANYVGIGRPQITARLLRQRLNAWSARLLRAI from the coding sequence ATGGCTCTGAACAGCGAACATATTGAAGAGTCCCTCGCCGAACTATCGGCGCAGATAGGGCGTCCCTTGCGGGTGGTCCACTCGCTCGCGGGCGGACAGCATGCTCGGACGTTCCTGGTCTCCGATGGAGTCGACGAGTACGTGGCCCGCGTCTTTCCCCCAGAGGACACAGCAGCAACGCACGAGGTCGGCATCCTAGAACGCCTGGAACCCTTGGGCGATGCCGTTCCACATCTCGTCGCGGTCGCTGGCGCGGCCTCGCCGGTCGTCCTCACCACGCGTGTCCCCGGATCAACACCGCACCCCCAGCTTCCGCCAGAAGCCATGGCTGCTCCACTGGCCCGTATGCTCGCCCGCATACACGCACTCGATGGATCTGGGCTTCGACTAGCCCCCGCCCGAGTCCCGCCCGGAGACAGCCCGATCGCTCAGGCAGCCCAGGCCGAGTGGGATCGCCTCGACACAAGTGAACGCGTCCTGACGCACTACGATCTCTGGATTGGAAACACACTCTGGCAGGCGAGGAAGCTGACGGGCGTTGTCGACTGGTCGGGCGCGCGCCACGCGCCGCGAGCCGTTGACCTCGCTTGGTTTCGGCAAGACCTCGTGTTGCTTGGCTCCGTCGCGGCGGCCGAGTCCTTTCGAGCCGAGTACGAGCGCATCTGCGGGCCGGTCAAGGACCTTGAACTGTGGGACCGGCAGGCGGCCGCGCAGGCCGACCCCGCAGTCGAGGCGTGGGCGGCCAACTATGTTGGCATCGGACGACCCCAGATCACGGCCCGACTGCTACGCCAGCGCCTTAATGCATGGTCGGCACGTCTCCTTCGAGCGATCTAG
- a CDS encoding GNAT family N-acetyltransferase, producing the protein MPTLTDPDVTYQAAFLSSWDDFAAAGEEADQLMGAWSSRNIDYTRDLLATEDGFTMLVADLLSDRSEIPESSSMVPHSALWWVEGDRWIGRTSIRHELNGFLLEMGGHIGYSVRPGERGKGHATAILAASLAYAAGLGIEEVLVTCSDDNIASRRTIEANGGALEDERHGRLRYWIATA; encoded by the coding sequence ATGCCAACACTGACCGACCCCGACGTGACATATCAAGCTGCCTTCCTTTCGTCCTGGGACGACTTTGCCGCTGCTGGGGAAGAGGCTGACCAGTTGATGGGGGCGTGGAGTTCTCGCAATATCGACTACACTCGCGACCTGCTGGCCACTGAGGACGGTTTCACGATGCTGGTGGCCGACCTGCTTTCCGACCGCTCCGAGATACCGGAGTCCTCCAGCATGGTTCCGCATTCGGCCCTGTGGTGGGTCGAAGGTGACCGCTGGATTGGCCGCACATCGATTCGTCACGAACTCAACGGCTTCCTGCTGGAGATGGGCGGCCACATCGGCTACTCGGTGCGCCCCGGTGAGCGCGGCAAGGGCCATGCCACCGCGATCCTCGCCGCCTCCCTGGCCTACGCCGCCGGCCTAGGTATCGAAGAAGTCCTGGTGACGTGCTCGGACGACAACATCGCGTCGCGCCGCACTATCGAGGCCAACGGAGGAGCGCTCGAAGACGAACGCCATGGCAGGCTCCGCTACTGGATAGCTACGGCCTGA
- a CDS encoding nuclear transport factor 2 family protein translates to MSTSEELIHRHVASFNAADPEALLVDFTPDATWVTGQYTVPEGQLREFFTTAMEGLTPHLRLHRIIDGGDTVAAEMTETWTHEGNERTAALIAVFDVVDGKIARAKIYREGSADA, encoded by the coding sequence ATGAGCACATCCGAGGAACTTATCCACCGCCACGTCGCATCGTTCAACGCCGCAGATCCCGAGGCGCTACTGGTCGACTTCACCCCGGACGCCACCTGGGTGACCGGGCAATACACCGTCCCCGAAGGGCAGCTGCGCGAGTTCTTCACCACCGCGATGGAAGGCCTCACCCCGCACTTGCGCCTCCACCGCATCATTGACGGAGGCGACACGGTCGCAGCTGAAATGACCGAGACTTGGACGCACGAGGGCAACGAACGCACAGCCGCCCTCATCGCTGTCTTTGACGTGGTAGACGGCAAGATTGCTCGCGCCAAGATCTACCGAGAGGGCTCGGCAGACGCCTAA
- a CDS encoding MerR family transcriptional regulator — protein sequence MRREPFQPETDTERLTVGRLAALVGVSVRTLHHWDDIGLVRPSNRTWAGYRVYSDEDVARIHRVLVYRELGFILADIKHVLDDPNADVQDQLRKQRSQLVERISRLQDMVGAVDRMMEASATGIRLSPEEQVEIFGNDWDPAWADQAEERWGGNAQWKQYAERAANRTREDWKIIATESHAFNADLVEAKRANVSPGSAEANALAERHRAMMSRHFDCTHAMQVCLGHMFAEEPGYTEYYDALGPGLTLWFHDVIRANAQANGVDPDSATWE from the coding sequence ATGAGGCGGGAACCCTTTCAGCCAGAGACCGATACTGAGCGGCTCACGGTTGGCCGGTTGGCGGCGCTCGTCGGCGTCAGCGTCCGAACCTTGCACCACTGGGACGACATCGGGTTGGTGCGTCCGAGTAACCGCACGTGGGCGGGGTATCGCGTGTACTCCGATGAGGACGTCGCCCGAATCCACCGGGTGCTGGTCTACCGCGAGCTGGGCTTCATCCTCGCCGACATCAAACACGTCCTAGACGACCCGAACGCGGACGTGCAAGACCAGCTGCGGAAACAACGTTCGCAGCTGGTCGAGCGCATCTCCCGTTTGCAAGACATGGTCGGCGCGGTCGACCGCATGATGGAAGCTTCCGCCACCGGCATCCGCCTGAGCCCCGAGGAACAGGTCGAGATCTTCGGCAACGACTGGGACCCGGCCTGGGCGGACCAGGCCGAGGAACGCTGGGGCGGCAACGCCCAGTGGAAACAGTATGCCGAGCGCGCCGCCAACCGGACACGTGAGGACTGGAAGATCATCGCCACCGAGTCCCACGCGTTCAACGCCGATCTGGTTGAGGCGAAGCGCGCCAATGTCTCGCCCGGTTCGGCGGAAGCGAACGCGCTGGCCGAACGACACCGGGCCATGATGTCGCGCCACTTCGACTGCACCCACGCGATGCAGGTGTGCCTGGGGCACATGTTCGCCGAGGAGCCCGGCTACACGGAGTACTACGACGCGTTGGGGCCGGGCCTCACTCTGTGGTTTCATGACGTGATCCGTGCAAACGCGCAGGCTAACGGAGTAGATCCGGACAGCGCGACCTGGGAATGA
- a CDS encoding GyrI-like domain-containing protein: MPIFLASGMDHPVNEDGSSTRKARRECVRGQRMSQLVDTVTSTAEGCENNEQATERLVRKREFKAAGGEVYTGKRVDENAESVFCTSLGIGEENTVSEHHFFNDAPHIKPRIIETDDFPTVVVANSQLAMAEMPLFMDESFNAIIRILEENDINPIGPAFALHRRIPDQTADFEVGFPVDKELIDEVLISDQLSVSPSTLPGNRIATVSYIGAYDGLPDAWGSFMDWVTGNGHSPDLPFWEFYVTEPTPDVEPSALRTDLYVPLAD; the protein is encoded by the coding sequence ATGCCTATTTTTTTGGCCTCTGGCATGGACCACCCCGTCAACGAAGATGGAAGTTCGACCAGAAAAGCGCGACGCGAATGCGTACGCGGACAGCGAATGTCGCAGCTTGTCGATACGGTGACAAGTACCGCTGAAGGCTGCGAGAATAATGAACAAGCTACGGAGAGGCTGGTGCGAAAGCGCGAATTCAAGGCCGCAGGAGGCGAAGTTTACACAGGTAAACGAGTCGACGAGAACGCCGAAAGTGTCTTTTGCACAAGCCTCGGAATAGGCGAGGAGAACACCGTGAGCGAACACCACTTTTTCAATGACGCTCCACATATAAAACCGCGCATTATCGAAACCGACGACTTTCCCACCGTCGTGGTGGCCAACTCACAGCTCGCCATGGCCGAAATGCCGCTATTTATGGACGAATCGTTCAACGCCATCATCCGCATTCTCGAAGAGAACGACATCAACCCCATCGGTCCCGCTTTCGCCTTGCACCGTCGCATCCCCGACCAGACCGCAGACTTCGAGGTGGGCTTCCCTGTCGACAAGGAACTCATCGACGAGGTCCTCATCTCCGATCAGCTCAGTGTCAGCCCCTCCACGCTGCCAGGCAACCGAATCGCCACTGTCTCCTATATCGGGGCCTACGACGGGCTGCCAGACGCCTGGGGTTCCTTCATGGACTGGGTCACCGGAAACGGCCACTCCCCCGACTTGCCCTTTTGGGAGTTCTACGTGACCGAGCCGACGCCCGATGTCGAACCGTCGGCCCTCCGAACCGATCTGTACGTTCCCTTGGCCGACTGA
- a CDS encoding (deoxy)nucleoside triphosphate pyrophosphohydrolase: MNNKRTIVGAAIISDDGRVLAASRAEPAPMRGQWEFPGGKVEPGETEVDALRRECIEEVGVDIYVGPRLGVDIPIKDDYILKVYLARLRHSDDTPQALEHLEVRWLSAETLYDVPWLRADLPLVRELEKLLPNRIQDALTAAD; the protein is encoded by the coding sequence ATGAACAACAAAAGGACCATCGTCGGGGCAGCAATCATCTCCGACGACGGACGGGTCCTGGCCGCTTCCCGCGCCGAGCCCGCCCCCATGCGAGGCCAATGGGAGTTTCCCGGAGGTAAGGTCGAACCCGGCGAGACCGAAGTGGACGCCCTACGCCGAGAATGCATCGAAGAAGTCGGCGTCGACATCTACGTAGGCCCCCGCCTAGGCGTCGATATTCCCATCAAGGACGACTACATTCTCAAGGTCTACCTAGCCCGTCTGCGCCACAGTGACGACACTCCACAAGCCCTTGAACACCTCGAAGTGCGGTGGCTTAGCGCCGAGACCCTCTACGACGTCCCCTGGCTCCGCGCTGACCTGCCACTAGTGCGGGAACTGGAAAAGCTGCTGCCGAACCGAATCCAAGACGCCCTGACCGCCGCCGATTAG
- a CDS encoding GNAT family N-acetyltransferase, with product MNELKLADRTFSVTRAREDDVPTIVALLRDDVLGAGRESDDLSPYRAAFAAIDADAAQFLATVRNEDGEVVATMQLTLIPGLSRAAALRLQIEAVRVARSERGTGLGTAIFHWAIEYGRERGAKLVQLTTDAQRPDARRFYESLGFVASHVGMKLALD from the coding sequence GTGAACGAACTGAAGCTGGCAGACCGCACCTTTTCCGTCACGCGGGCACGCGAAGATGACGTGCCGACGATCGTGGCCCTACTGCGCGACGATGTGCTCGGCGCGGGGCGCGAGTCTGACGACCTGAGCCCGTACCGTGCAGCCTTTGCCGCCATCGACGCCGACGCGGCCCAGTTCCTCGCGACCGTGCGAAACGAAGACGGAGAGGTCGTCGCCACGATGCAGCTGACCCTGATCCCCGGACTCTCGCGTGCGGCGGCGCTGCGCCTCCAGATCGAGGCGGTGCGGGTGGCTCGTTCGGAGCGAGGCACTGGCCTGGGCACCGCCATTTTTCACTGGGCCATCGAATATGGCCGGGAGAGGGGTGCGAAGCTGGTCCAGCTCACCACCGACGCACAGCGCCCAGACGCGCGACGTTTTTACGAAAGCCTGGGCTTTGTCGCCTCCCACGTGGGCATGAAGCTCGCTCTCGACTGA
- a CDS encoding dihydrofolate reductase family protein produces MGKLVVWNVISVDGYFEGDQRWDLRLHEHIWGEDLRQLSLRIGQEAGLLVFGRTTYEGMASHWSTDTTESEIAQYMNAIPKLVASRTLTDPQWNNTEATSDPIGDLQRRKRLDDRPIYVFGSANLVDSLLAADLVDELLLGVAPVVLGSGTPHFKHGAAKRPLSLIESRPLDTGGVLLRYRVSHVPAASASDQ; encoded by the coding sequence ATGGGCAAGCTTGTGGTGTGGAATGTCATTTCGGTCGATGGGTATTTCGAAGGAGACCAGCGGTGGGATCTGCGGCTCCATGAACATATCTGGGGTGAGGACTTGCGCCAGTTGAGTCTGCGAATCGGGCAAGAGGCGGGGCTACTCGTTTTCGGGCGGACCACCTATGAGGGGATGGCCTCTCATTGGTCGACCGACACGACCGAGTCGGAGATCGCCCAGTACATGAACGCCATTCCCAAGCTCGTGGCCTCCCGTACTCTGACCGATCCGCAGTGGAACAACACCGAGGCCACCTCAGACCCCATCGGAGATTTGCAGCGCCGCAAGCGACTGGACGACCGCCCCATTTACGTCTTCGGCAGCGCGAATCTGGTGGACTCTTTGCTTGCGGCCGATCTGGTCGACGAACTATTGCTCGGCGTCGCACCGGTGGTGCTTGGTTCCGGAACACCACATTTCAAACACGGTGCCGCTAAACGTCCGCTCAGTCTCATCGAGTCCCGCCCCCTTGATACTGGCGGCGTCCTGCTTCGCTATCGGGTCTCCCATGTGCCAGCCGCGTCAGCGTCCGACCAGTGA
- a CDS encoding VOC family protein → MKHYPSPVPDPGPNAVAPDIYRELYLMPMFVIIPSVDIEQSKDFWCRGLGFGDLFSAPQLTHLRRWAFQDVLLVPADQVEETPSSTVSFACVHNQLDQIATRCEELVPGCTSGPDEKPWNAVELTVTTPEGARVVMTAALPLPTAGPQAENLLDLGIDLPGT, encoded by the coding sequence ATGAAACATTACCCATCTCCGGTCCCCGACCCGGGCCCTAATGCGGTCGCTCCCGACATCTACCGGGAGCTCTACCTGATGCCGATGTTCGTGATCATCCCCAGCGTCGATATCGAGCAGTCGAAGGACTTCTGGTGCCGCGGGCTGGGCTTCGGCGACCTGTTCTCGGCCCCCCAGCTGACCCATCTGCGCCGCTGGGCGTTCCAGGACGTCCTGCTGGTGCCCGCCGACCAGGTCGAAGAGACGCCGTCGTCCACCGTGAGCTTTGCCTGCGTCCACAACCAGTTGGACCAGATAGCCACCCGCTGCGAAGAACTCGTACCCGGATGCACTAGTGGCCCCGACGAGAAGCCATGGAACGCCGTCGAGCTGACCGTCACCACACCCGAAGGCGCGCGCGTCGTGATGACGGCCGCGCTGCCGCTTCCCACCGCAGGCCCGCAAGCGGAGAACCTGCTCGACCTGGGAATCGACCTGCCTGGAACGTGA
- a CDS encoding alpha-hydroxy-acid oxidizing protein, translating into MADETQAPEQARPTSAVPLGRAVQSRIYREGLSGRRQAAPTNPVALQNAAKKAVDARSWGYIQGAAGAERTASANVASFSKRRIIPRMLRDVSDRNLRSTAIGIDFPTPLLLSPIGVLEVAHPDADLAAARAARATGTPMTVSSQASVPMEAIAEELGDTPWIFQLYWSRNDDLALSFVRRAEKAGASAIAVTVDTHMLGWRTRDLDHGFLPFAHGMGIAQYTSDPVFQDLVDRRVAEVKPQETPRPTPQAMRALMTMAKRYPGNFRENLRSPYPRAAVETFQEEFSRPDLTWSDLSFLREHTRLPIILKGIQHPDDARQALDSGVDAIWVSNHGGRQLDGAIASIDALPGVAKVVDSAVPVIFDSGVRSGADVFRSLALGADIVGLGRSYTYGLAVGGAEGATAVLDGFNAELDITMGLAGVSDVENITAECLTDAG; encoded by the coding sequence GTGGCAGACGAAACGCAAGCCCCCGAACAAGCCCGACCCACCTCCGCGGTGCCGCTGGGGCGAGCAGTACAGAGCCGGATCTACCGTGAGGGCCTGTCCGGCCGTCGCCAAGCCGCCCCCACCAACCCCGTCGCGTTGCAAAACGCGGCGAAAAAAGCGGTAGACGCTCGCAGCTGGGGGTACATTCAGGGCGCGGCCGGGGCCGAACGTACCGCCTCGGCCAATGTCGCCTCGTTTAGCAAGCGACGCATCATCCCTCGTATGTTGCGCGACGTCTCGGACCGGAACCTGCGCAGCACCGCCATCGGAATCGACTTCCCCACGCCACTGCTGTTGAGCCCGATCGGGGTGCTGGAAGTCGCACACCCCGATGCCGACCTAGCCGCCGCGCGAGCCGCCCGCGCCACCGGTACCCCTATGACGGTTTCCTCGCAAGCGTCGGTGCCCATGGAGGCCATCGCCGAGGAGCTGGGCGACACTCCCTGGATATTCCAGTTGTACTGGAGTCGCAACGATGACCTCGCGTTGAGCTTCGTGCGGCGAGCTGAGAAGGCGGGAGCCTCCGCCATCGCCGTCACCGTCGACACGCACATGCTCGGCTGGCGCACCCGCGATCTCGACCATGGTTTCCTGCCATTTGCTCATGGCATGGGAATCGCCCAATACACCTCCGACCCGGTCTTTCAGGACCTAGTGGATCGCCGTGTTGCCGAGGTTAAGCCGCAGGAGACGCCGCGACCGACCCCGCAGGCGATGCGGGCGCTAATGACCATGGCCAAGCGCTACCCGGGGAACTTCCGGGAGAACCTGCGTTCGCCCTACCCCAGGGCGGCCGTGGAGACCTTTCAGGAGGAGTTCTCGCGACCCGACCTCACGTGGAGCGACTTGAGCTTCCTGCGGGAGCACACGCGGTTGCCCATCATCCTCAAGGGAATCCAACATCCAGACGACGCGCGGCAGGCCCTCGACAGCGGCGTGGACGCGATCTGGGTGTCCAATCACGGTGGACGGCAACTCGATGGTGCGATCGCCTCCATTGACGCACTGCCTGGCGTCGCCAAGGTGGTCGACTCCGCCGTGCCGGTCATCTTCGACAGCGGAGTCCGTAGCGGAGCCGACGTGTTTCGGTCGCTGGCGCTGGGGGCCGACATTGTCGGCCTGGGTCGTTCCTATACCTACGGTCTAGCGGTGGGCGGAGCCGAGGGAGCTACGGCGGTTCTAGACGGATTCAACGCGGAGCTGGACATCACGATGGGCCTAGCCGGGGTTTCGGATGTGGAGAACATTACGGCCGAATGCCTCACCGACGCCGGGTGA
- a CDS encoding GNAT family N-acetyltransferase: protein MSPKTTALNTDIDPFPYSTERLILRRFGPPDADDVFSYRQLPEVAKYLYLIQPWTRETTAQDLSIQAKATFAADNDDLQLAVTRPEDPRVIGEVRLRIESIAAGQVEIGYIFHPEFQGRGYATEAATALLRLAFDTYGFHRAYARLDEENRGSVALCRRLGMRQEARLVENDIRDGVRGTELIFGMLASEWHSR, encoded by the coding sequence ATGAGCCCTAAGACGACGGCACTCAACACCGACATTGACCCTTTTCCATACTCCACAGAGCGTCTCATTCTGCGCCGGTTCGGCCCACCAGACGCAGACGATGTGTTCTCCTACCGACAGCTCCCCGAGGTCGCCAAATACCTCTACCTGATCCAGCCGTGGACCCGCGAGACGACCGCGCAAGACCTCTCCATTCAAGCAAAGGCAACATTCGCCGCCGACAATGACGACTTGCAATTGGCCGTAACCCGCCCCGAGGATCCCCGCGTCATCGGGGAAGTGCGGCTGCGCATAGAAAGCATCGCCGCAGGCCAAGTCGAGATCGGCTACATCTTCCACCCTGAATTCCAAGGGCGAGGGTACGCCACAGAGGCCGCCACAGCGCTGCTAAGGCTGGCATTTGACACCTACGGCTTCCACCGGGCCTATGCCCGCCTCGACGAAGAAAATCGCGGCTCGGTCGCGCTGTGTCGGCGCTTGGGGATGCGCCAAGAGGCCCGCCTAGTCGAGAACGACATACGGGATGGGGTGCGGGGCACAGAGCTGATTTTCGGGATGCTCGCCTCCGAGTGGCACAGTCGCTAA
- a CDS encoding VOC family protein, producing the protein MGGIEIQGRAKSYADAVNFAASVGKLADKHDLEAEICLRTPTVHLRLAASMRAGVHPEHIELAKAIEDLEAAADVPLEAASVSTMEIAIDAVDIPKVKAFWMALMGYESIGPFSLIDPNRGLPSVWFQQADQARSQRNNIHFDIHLSPEQLQPRIEAALNAGGTLLSDLKGTDGGEVRSAAPLASATAY; encoded by the coding sequence TTGGGCGGTATCGAGATTCAGGGGCGCGCCAAGAGCTACGCAGACGCGGTGAACTTTGCCGCCTCTGTTGGGAAGCTGGCCGATAAGCACGACCTCGAAGCGGAGATTTGCCTGCGCACACCGACCGTTCACCTGCGACTAGCCGCGTCCATGCGCGCCGGGGTCCATCCCGAACACATCGAGCTGGCCAAAGCCATTGAGGACCTAGAGGCAGCGGCAGACGTGCCCCTAGAGGCAGCTTCTGTCAGCACAATGGAAATCGCCATCGACGCGGTTGACATTCCCAAGGTGAAAGCGTTCTGGATGGCACTCATGGGCTATGAATCCATCGGCCCCTTCAGCCTGATCGACCCCAATCGGGGCCTACCATCGGTGTGGTTCCAGCAAGCCGACCAAGCCCGAAGCCAACGCAACAACATTCACTTCGATATCCACCTCAGCCCCGAACAGCTCCAGCCCCGCATTGAGGCTGCCCTCAATGCGGGTGGCACCCTGCTGAGCGATCTCAAGGGAACCGATGGTGGGGAAGTTCGTTCCGCCGCCCCGCTGGCATCGGCTACTGCGTACTAG
- a CDS encoding helix-turn-helix transcriptional regulator, which produces MRADRLVSLVLLLRQRGRMTADELAGELEVSARTVLRDIDSLSTAGVPVYADRGRHGGFSLLPGFRTELTGLNHEEALALLTAGSGRGEQVFGLSTALASAMRKVVDALPEGHRSNLDEASMRFLVEPETDLLSRREASEEVAGAVMAQVRRAVLTGHKLRFLYAAPDKEPRWHTVDPIGLVTVRGRTYLLATKSDADRTYRLSRVLEAEELSEPAERRGQVDLDRIWAERSARFLSKNHLSVLVRVNPTRQDELLKTARAVRAQEREADGWVRLEVTFEDLRHAVWALWQLDTDAEVLAPDSLRSALRDRAAALVFRYEGS; this is translated from the coding sequence ATGCGTGCGGATCGGTTGGTCTCGCTGGTGCTGCTGCTGCGCCAGCGCGGCCGGATGACTGCGGACGAGCTGGCCGGTGAGCTGGAGGTGTCCGCTCGGACCGTACTGCGCGATATCGATTCTCTGTCGACGGCGGGTGTCCCGGTCTATGCCGATCGCGGGCGACATGGTGGGTTCTCGCTGCTACCTGGCTTTCGCACCGAACTCACTGGCTTGAATCATGAGGAGGCTTTGGCGCTTCTGACTGCTGGATCGGGGCGCGGTGAACAGGTCTTCGGCCTCAGCACCGCGCTGGCCTCAGCAATGCGCAAGGTGGTCGACGCCCTGCCCGAGGGGCATCGATCGAACCTTGACGAGGCCTCTATGCGGTTCCTGGTCGAGCCGGAAACCGATCTGCTGTCGCGACGTGAGGCTTCGGAGGAAGTGGCGGGTGCGGTGATGGCCCAGGTCCGACGGGCGGTACTCACTGGGCATAAGCTCCGTTTTCTCTACGCCGCGCCGGATAAGGAACCCCGCTGGCACACCGTTGACCCCATCGGTCTGGTCACTGTTCGCGGCCGGACCTACTTGCTGGCTACCAAATCCGATGCGGATCGCACCTATCGTCTGTCGCGCGTGTTGGAGGCCGAAGAGCTAAGTGAGCCTGCGGAACGTCGAGGGCAGGTTGACCTGGACCGCATCTGGGCCGAACGTAGCGCACGGTTTCTCTCTAAGAACCATCTTTCGGTGCTGGTGCGGGTCAACCCCACGCGGCAAGATGAGCTACTGAAAACAGCGCGGGCCGTCCGAGCCCAGGAGCGTGAGGCTGACGGCTGGGTTCGGCTGGAGGTAACCTTTGAAGATCTGCGGCACGCGGTTTGGGCGTTGTGGCAGCTTGACACCGATGCCGAGGTTCTCGCCCCCGATTCGTTGCGCTCCGCCTTGCGGGACCGGGCTGCCGCCCTTGTCTTCCGCTATGAGGGCTCCTGA